Below is a window of Chryseobacterium indicum DNA.
CAGGTTCAACCTATCACTGTCCTTATTGCGGTTACGACTCTAAAGATCTGGAAGTTGTAGGGCACGACCTTAAAGTTCTGAGAGATAAACAGGTAATTGGCGGCGGAAGACGCGCTGCAGGATGCTACAAATGCCATTCAAGAGACCGAGAGAGACTTTTATATGCATTTTTAATTGAAGAACTGAAAGTTACGGATAACAAAAATTTCAGCATTCTTCACATTGCTCCGGAACCCAAGCTTTCCACTATATTTTTAAAATCAAATGTAAAAGAATACATCTGCGGCGATTTGTTTACAAAAGGTTATGATTATCCAAGCCATGTAAAAAACATGAATGTGATGGACATTCCTTATGAAGACGATCATTTTGATCTTGCGATCTGCAACCATGTTCTGGAACATATTCCGGAAGATACAAAAGCTATGAAGGAGCTTCACAGAGTTTTAAAACCGGGAGGTCATGCTGTTTTGCAGGTTCCTATTTCAAAAAACAGCCAACAGACTCATGAAGACTTTACTATTACCGACCGAAATAAAAGAGAAGAATTATTCGGGCAGTTTGATCATGTGAGAATTTATGGACAGGATTATGTATCAAGGCTGGAAAGTGTTGGTTTTAAAGTAAAAAGAATAAATATTTCAGAAAAATATAAGAAATTTGGTCTTAATCCCGACGAAGATATTTTCTACTGCGAAAAATAAATAAGATCAATAAAAAATTAAACGGTATGTGCGGAATAGCGGGAATCATCACGAACAACGCCAGAAATTATCATGGGGAGCTGAAAAAAATGACTGATGCCATTGCGCATCGCGGTCCGGATTCTTCTCATGCTGAATTTTATGATAATGCAGCTTTAGGGCATCGCAGACTTTCTATTATTGATCTTTCTGAAAACGGAAAACAGCCCATGTTTTCTGCCACAAAAAACGAATGTATCGTACTGAATGGCGAGATCTACGGTTATCTGGATATTAAAGCCAACTACCCTGAATATCCTTACCGCGGAAGTTCAGATACTGAGGTCATTCTTGCCATGTATCAGCGGAAAAAAGAAAACCTCATCCACGATCTTCCTGGAATGTTTGCTTTTGCTATTTGGGACAACGAAAAGCAGGAACTATTCTGCGTCAGAGACCGTTTTGGGGAAAAACCTTTCTATTACGCTATCGGGAACAATAATGAATTTATTTTTGCTTCTGAAATCAAAGCCATTCTTGCTTCCGGATTAATTCGTCCGAAAGTAGATAATTCAGCTCTTTCTCACTATCTTCAGCATGGCTATGTAAGTACATACCAAAGTATTTACGAAAACATTCATGCGCTTCCTCCTGCTCATCAGTTGATCTGGAAAGACGGCAAAATATCCGTTTCAAGATATTACAGTCTTCCCAAAAAAGACAGAACCATCAGTTTATCGGATGCTAAAGAACAATTTACTTATCTTTTAAAAAATGCTGTTAAAAAACAGTTGGTAGCCGATGTTGAAGTAGGTAGTTTTCTGAGTGGCGGTTTAGATTCTTCTTCTATTGTAGGACTTGTTGCCGAATTTTTACCGAAACAGACAACCATCAGCTTTGGTTATGATCATGAAGCGAGCGAACTGAAATATGCCAAAGAAATAGCCGATAAATACAATACAAATCACATTGAAGTTCACGAAAAAAAAGAAGATCTGGTAACTGCTCTTTTAAAAACTTCACCGTTTTTCGATGAACCTTTTGCAGATTATTCTGCAATTCCGCATTTTGAAATCTGCAGAAATGCAAGGAAAAATCTTACGGTTGTCCTTTCGGGAGATGTAGGAGATGAATTATTCGGTGGCTACAACTTCTACACCATTGAAAATAAGCTGAGAAATCATTTCAGTTACAAAAATATTATTGCCCAGTTTGGATTAAAACTGTATCAGAAATTAAAGCCAATTTCTTTTATC
It encodes the following:
- the asnB gene encoding asparagine synthase (glutamine-hydrolyzing) — its product is MCGIAGIITNNARNYHGELKKMTDAIAHRGPDSSHAEFYDNAALGHRRLSIIDLSENGKQPMFSATKNECIVLNGEIYGYLDIKANYPEYPYRGSSDTEVILAMYQRKKENLIHDLPGMFAFAIWDNEKQELFCVRDRFGEKPFYYAIGNNNEFIFASEIKAILASGLIRPKVDNSALSHYLQHGYVSTYQSIYENIHALPPAHQLIWKDGKISVSRYYSLPKKDRTISLSDAKEQFTYLLKNAVKKQLVADVEVGSFLSGGLDSSSIVGLVAEFLPKQTTISFGYDHEASELKYAKEIADKYNTNHIEVHEKKEDLVTALLKTSPFFDEPFADYSAIPHFEICRNARKNLTVVLSGDVGDELFGGYNFYTIENKLRNHFSYKNIIAQFGLKLYQKLKPISFISQQNIENKNILDFHQNYVRIAFSKQERQALGLHSDYEQPYSFIPDPDSLNDIMRLDIEDFVPSNMMVKSDRMAMANSLEVRTPFLDLDFAEFCIQLPEQLKLNNNNDKIILREAMGFYWTETIRKRHKQGFGMSVSNWFTEDNLLRFSDELLKNPNQKIFNYIDFKATQNLLTKDYKHWCLLQLSLWAHNNEKHL
- a CDS encoding class I SAM-dependent methyltransferase, producing the protein MINKIANKIKLLSHSGSTYHCPYCGYDSKDLEVVGHDLKVLRDKQVIGGGRRAAGCYKCHSRDRERLLYAFLIEELKVTDNKNFSILHIAPEPKLSTIFLKSNVKEYICGDLFTKGYDYPSHVKNMNVMDIPYEDDHFDLAICNHVLEHIPEDTKAMKELHRVLKPGGHAVLQVPISKNSQQTHEDFTITDRNKREELFGQFDHVRIYGQDYVSRLESVGFKVKRINISEKYKKFGLNPDEDIFYCEK